One Aegilops tauschii subsp. strangulata cultivar AL8/78 chromosome 7, Aet v6.0, whole genome shotgun sequence genomic window carries:
- the LOC109771738 gene encoding oxysterol-binding protein-related protein 2A isoform X2 encodes MHQDGLNESLIQDCEQIMLSEFSSYRKQLKLRYDDHLSLFGSSRHHFEEGKDGNIIQGALTKNEFSSSRHGNFSEYSTTESDEFEKQDGGELTCEEDYTFFDAADYFTESNSRSSTMSGSTDCGVHSATNIDNPGGQEVVDIQIQDSNNMLPEIKRRSKLPEPTEKEKGISLWSIIKDSVGKDLTRVCLPVYFNEPLSSLQKCFEDFEYSYLLDQAYEYGKVGNSLMRILKVAAFAISGYASSVARPCKPFNPLLGETYEADFPDRRIRFFAEKVSHHPMLIACHSEGKGWKFWGDSNVKSKFWGQSIQVDPVGVLTVEFDDGEIFKWSKVTTTINNLILGKLYCNHHGIMHIKGNRQYSCKLKFKEPSLLDRNPHLVQGFVEDNDGKKASFLIGKWDESMYYSNLDTSKVKSADQLQGASLLWEKNKPSPNPTRYNLSSFAITLNELSPELQEKLPPTDSRLRPDQRHLENGEYEKANAEKLRLERRQRMSTKLQDNGWKPRWFEQDAEDGTYHYKGGYWEARDQGRWDGCLNIFGEFSET; translated from the exons ATGCACCAGGATGGTTTAAACGAGAGTCTTATACAGGACTGCGAACAGATTATGCTTTCGGAGTTTTCAAGCTACAGAAAGCAACTGAAGCTACGCTATGACGATCATCTAAGCTTGTTCGGATCCAGCAGACACCATTTCGAG GAAGGTAAAGATGGAAATATAATACAGGGGGCGTTGACAAAAAATGAATTTTCTAGTTCCCGgcatggaaattttagtg AATACAGCACAACAGAATCTGATGAATTTGAGAAGCAAGATGGTGGTGAATTGACTTGTGAAGAGGACTATACATTCTTTGACGCCGCAGACTACTTCACAGAATCAAACAGCAGATCTTCAACAATGTCAGGTTCCACAGATTGTGGTGTACACAGTGCTACTAACATAGATAATCCAGGTGGCCAAGAAGTTGTGGACATCCAAATTCAAGATTCTAACAACATGCTACCTGAAATCAAACGACGGAGTAAACTACCAGAACCTACTGAGAAAGAGAAAGGAATCAGCCTTTGGTCCATTATTAAAGATAGTGTTGGCAAGGATTTGACACGAGTATGCCTTCCAGTTTACTTCAACGAGCCACTTTCATCCCTCCAGAAGTGCTTTGAAGATTTCGAATATTCCTACCTTCTGGATCAAGCCTATGAATATGGAAAAGTG GGGAATAGCCTCATGAGAATCCTGAAAGTAGCTGCTTTTGCGATCTCTGGCTATGCTTCATCTGTTGCGAGACCTTGCAAACCATTCAATCCATTGTTAGGAGAGACTTATGAAGCTGATTTTCCTGATAGAAGGATCCGCTTTTTTGCCGAGAAG GTTAGTCATCATCCAATGCTGATTGCCTGCCACTCTGAAGGCAAGGGCTGGAAATTCTGGGGCGACAGCAATGTAAAATCCAAGTTCTGGGGGCAGTCAATTCAAGTTGATCCTGTTGGCGTTTTGACAGTGGAATTTGATGACGGTGAAATCTTCAAGTGGAGTAAG GTGACAACAACTATTAATAACCTCATTCTTGGGAAGCTGTACTGCAACCATCATGGTATTATGCACATAAAGGGGAATCGGCAGTATTCATGTAAACTCAAGTTCAAAGAGCCATCGCTGCTTGACCGCAATCCTCACCTA GTACAAGGCTTCGTGGAGGACAATGATGGAAAGAAGGCTTCATTTTTAATAGGAAAATGGGACGAAAGTATGTACTATAGCAATTTAGATACTTCCAAGGTCAAGAGCGCCGATCAATTGCAGGGTGCCTCCCTACTTTGGGAAAAGAACAAACCTTCTCCCAACCCAACTCGTTACAATCTATCTTCTTTTGCAATCACATTGAATGAGCTGAGCCCAGAGCTTCAG GAGAAACTCCCCCCTACTGATTCACGGCTAAGACCAGACCAGCGGCATTTAGAGAACGGTGAGTATGAGAAGGCAAATGCAGAGAAGTTGAGGTTGGAACGGCGGCAAAGAATG TCAACTAAACTTCAAGACAATGGTTGGAAGCCTCGATGGTTTGAGCAGGACGCTGAGGACGGGACATATCATTACAAAGGTGGGTACTGGGAAGCAAGGGACCAAGGACGCTGGGACGGATGCCTCAACATATTCGGGGAGTTCTCAGAAACGTGA
- the LOC109771738 gene encoding oxysterol-binding protein-related protein 2A isoform X1, whose protein sequence is MTHSSSHHHHHHHALCCLSSAPPQPEASPTPAPEPAAVTATPGPGSVAVAGVLHKWTNYGRGWRERWFSLRDGVLSYSKIRADAGGGEAAGRIADDGEVRLIGGASARIAGGRRPEKPVGVVCLKVSAFRESKSDDRRFYIFSPTKTLHLKTDSKDDRVAWIEALILARSVYSLRSLSGRITFVQSDISVSTARLRNRMHQDGLNESLIQDCEQIMLSEFSSYRKQLKLRYDDHLSLFGSSRHHFEEGKDGNIIQGALTKNEFSSSRHGNFSEYSTTESDEFEKQDGGELTCEEDYTFFDAADYFTESNSRSSTMSGSTDCGVHSATNIDNPGGQEVVDIQIQDSNNMLPEIKRRSKLPEPTEKEKGISLWSIIKDSVGKDLTRVCLPVYFNEPLSSLQKCFEDFEYSYLLDQAYEYGKVGNSLMRILKVAAFAISGYASSVARPCKPFNPLLGETYEADFPDRRIRFFAEKVSHHPMLIACHSEGKGWKFWGDSNVKSKFWGQSIQVDPVGVLTVEFDDGEIFKWSKVTTTINNLILGKLYCNHHGIMHIKGNRQYSCKLKFKEPSLLDRNPHLVQGFVEDNDGKKASFLIGKWDESMYYSNLDTSKVKSADQLQGASLLWEKNKPSPNPTRYNLSSFAITLNELSPELQEKLPPTDSRLRPDQRHLENGEYEKANAEKLRLERRQRMSTKLQDNGWKPRWFEQDAEDGTYHYKGGYWEARDQGRWDGCLNIFGEFSET, encoded by the exons ATGACGCACAGCAgcagccaccaccaccaccaccaccacgcgcTCTGCTGCCTATCCTCCGCGCCGCCGCAGCCCGAAGCGTCGCCCACGCCGGCACCAGAGCCCGCCGCGGTCACCGCTACGCCGGGGCCGGGGTCGGTAGCGGTGGCCGGCGTGCTGCACAAGTGGACCAACTACGGCCGCGGGTGGCGGGAGCGCTGGTTCTCGCTCCGCGACGGGGTGCTCTCCTACTCCAAGATTCGGGCCGACGCGGGGGGAGGAGAGGCGGCGGGACGGATCGCTGACGACGGGGAGGTCAGGCTGATCGGCGGCGCGTCCGCGAGGATCGCCGGGGGGCGCCGCCCGGAGAAGCCCGTCGGAGTCGTCTGCCTCAAG GTGTCCGCATTTCGGGAGAGCAAGTCCGACGACAGGAGATTCTACATATTTTCTCCCACAAAGACACTTCATTTGAAGACAGATTCAAAAGATGACCGTGTCGCTTGGATCGAGGCCTTGATCTTGGCGAGGAGTGTTTATTCGCTCAGGTCACTCAGTGGAAGAATAACTTTTGTGCAGAGTGATATTTCAGTTTCCACTGCAAGGCTTCGAAATCGGATGCACCAGGATGGTTTAAACGAGAGTCTTATACAGGACTGCGAACAGATTATGCTTTCGGAGTTTTCAAGCTACAGAAAGCAACTGAAGCTACGCTATGACGATCATCTAAGCTTGTTCGGATCCAGCAGACACCATTTCGAG GAAGGTAAAGATGGAAATATAATACAGGGGGCGTTGACAAAAAATGAATTTTCTAGTTCCCGgcatggaaattttagtg AATACAGCACAACAGAATCTGATGAATTTGAGAAGCAAGATGGTGGTGAATTGACTTGTGAAGAGGACTATACATTCTTTGACGCCGCAGACTACTTCACAGAATCAAACAGCAGATCTTCAACAATGTCAGGTTCCACAGATTGTGGTGTACACAGTGCTACTAACATAGATAATCCAGGTGGCCAAGAAGTTGTGGACATCCAAATTCAAGATTCTAACAACATGCTACCTGAAATCAAACGACGGAGTAAACTACCAGAACCTACTGAGAAAGAGAAAGGAATCAGCCTTTGGTCCATTATTAAAGATAGTGTTGGCAAGGATTTGACACGAGTATGCCTTCCAGTTTACTTCAACGAGCCACTTTCATCCCTCCAGAAGTGCTTTGAAGATTTCGAATATTCCTACCTTCTGGATCAAGCCTATGAATATGGAAAAGTG GGGAATAGCCTCATGAGAATCCTGAAAGTAGCTGCTTTTGCGATCTCTGGCTATGCTTCATCTGTTGCGAGACCTTGCAAACCATTCAATCCATTGTTAGGAGAGACTTATGAAGCTGATTTTCCTGATAGAAGGATCCGCTTTTTTGCCGAGAAG GTTAGTCATCATCCAATGCTGATTGCCTGCCACTCTGAAGGCAAGGGCTGGAAATTCTGGGGCGACAGCAATGTAAAATCCAAGTTCTGGGGGCAGTCAATTCAAGTTGATCCTGTTGGCGTTTTGACAGTGGAATTTGATGACGGTGAAATCTTCAAGTGGAGTAAG GTGACAACAACTATTAATAACCTCATTCTTGGGAAGCTGTACTGCAACCATCATGGTATTATGCACATAAAGGGGAATCGGCAGTATTCATGTAAACTCAAGTTCAAAGAGCCATCGCTGCTTGACCGCAATCCTCACCTA GTACAAGGCTTCGTGGAGGACAATGATGGAAAGAAGGCTTCATTTTTAATAGGAAAATGGGACGAAAGTATGTACTATAGCAATTTAGATACTTCCAAGGTCAAGAGCGCCGATCAATTGCAGGGTGCCTCCCTACTTTGGGAAAAGAACAAACCTTCTCCCAACCCAACTCGTTACAATCTATCTTCTTTTGCAATCACATTGAATGAGCTGAGCCCAGAGCTTCAG GAGAAACTCCCCCCTACTGATTCACGGCTAAGACCAGACCAGCGGCATTTAGAGAACGGTGAGTATGAGAAGGCAAATGCAGAGAAGTTGAGGTTGGAACGGCGGCAAAGAATG TCAACTAAACTTCAAGACAATGGTTGGAAGCCTCGATGGTTTGAGCAGGACGCTGAGGACGGGACATATCATTACAAAGGTGGGTACTGGGAAGCAAGGGACCAAGGACGCTGGGACGGATGCCTCAACATATTCGGGGAGTTCTCAGAAACGTGA
- the LOC109771738 gene encoding oxysterol-binding protein-related protein 2A isoform X3 translates to MSGSTDCGVHSATNIDNPGGQEVVDIQIQDSNNMLPEIKRRSKLPEPTEKEKGISLWSIIKDSVGKDLTRVCLPVYFNEPLSSLQKCFEDFEYSYLLDQAYEYGKVGNSLMRILKVAAFAISGYASSVARPCKPFNPLLGETYEADFPDRRIRFFAEKVSHHPMLIACHSEGKGWKFWGDSNVKSKFWGQSIQVDPVGVLTVEFDDGEIFKWSKVTTTINNLILGKLYCNHHGIMHIKGNRQYSCKLKFKEPSLLDRNPHLVQGFVEDNDGKKASFLIGKWDESMYYSNLDTSKVKSADQLQGASLLWEKNKPSPNPTRYNLSSFAITLNELSPELQEKLPPTDSRLRPDQRHLENGEYEKANAEKLRLERRQRMSTKLQDNGWKPRWFEQDAEDGTYHYKGGYWEARDQGRWDGCLNIFGEFSET, encoded by the exons ATGTCAGGTTCCACAGATTGTGGTGTACACAGTGCTACTAACATAGATAATCCAGGTGGCCAAGAAGTTGTGGACATCCAAATTCAAGATTCTAACAACATGCTACCTGAAATCAAACGACGGAGTAAACTACCAGAACCTACTGAGAAAGAGAAAGGAATCAGCCTTTGGTCCATTATTAAAGATAGTGTTGGCAAGGATTTGACACGAGTATGCCTTCCAGTTTACTTCAACGAGCCACTTTCATCCCTCCAGAAGTGCTTTGAAGATTTCGAATATTCCTACCTTCTGGATCAAGCCTATGAATATGGAAAAGTG GGGAATAGCCTCATGAGAATCCTGAAAGTAGCTGCTTTTGCGATCTCTGGCTATGCTTCATCTGTTGCGAGACCTTGCAAACCATTCAATCCATTGTTAGGAGAGACTTATGAAGCTGATTTTCCTGATAGAAGGATCCGCTTTTTTGCCGAGAAG GTTAGTCATCATCCAATGCTGATTGCCTGCCACTCTGAAGGCAAGGGCTGGAAATTCTGGGGCGACAGCAATGTAAAATCCAAGTTCTGGGGGCAGTCAATTCAAGTTGATCCTGTTGGCGTTTTGACAGTGGAATTTGATGACGGTGAAATCTTCAAGTGGAGTAAG GTGACAACAACTATTAATAACCTCATTCTTGGGAAGCTGTACTGCAACCATCATGGTATTATGCACATAAAGGGGAATCGGCAGTATTCATGTAAACTCAAGTTCAAAGAGCCATCGCTGCTTGACCGCAATCCTCACCTA GTACAAGGCTTCGTGGAGGACAATGATGGAAAGAAGGCTTCATTTTTAATAGGAAAATGGGACGAAAGTATGTACTATAGCAATTTAGATACTTCCAAGGTCAAGAGCGCCGATCAATTGCAGGGTGCCTCCCTACTTTGGGAAAAGAACAAACCTTCTCCCAACCCAACTCGTTACAATCTATCTTCTTTTGCAATCACATTGAATGAGCTGAGCCCAGAGCTTCAG GAGAAACTCCCCCCTACTGATTCACGGCTAAGACCAGACCAGCGGCATTTAGAGAACGGTGAGTATGAGAAGGCAAATGCAGAGAAGTTGAGGTTGGAACGGCGGCAAAGAATG TCAACTAAACTTCAAGACAATGGTTGGAAGCCTCGATGGTTTGAGCAGGACGCTGAGGACGGGACATATCATTACAAAGGTGGGTACTGGGAAGCAAGGGACCAAGGACGCTGGGACGGATGCCTCAACATATTCGGGGAGTTCTCAGAAACGTGA